The following proteins come from a genomic window of Halorussus halophilus:
- a CDS encoding TrmB family transcriptional regulator, translating into MEENDAIDALETLGLSNYEAKVFTALQKLGTGTARDVHRVTDVPRSQVYGAAESLQDRGLVEVQQSKPMQYRPVSLEAAQSHLRGEFERTQEKAFDYLETARKQRGDGDEKQEDIWTVHGDTSIDGRVEQLLAEAEERVLFGVGERENLAAQMADQLRELSEAGVRVVLIADDPAIETQFEESDVVVFSLPEDKPPGDDPIGRVLVVDGETVLLSVRGDRDSADLDEETAIWSSQTGIAAVLIQLIDGGLGDSLDV; encoded by the coding sequence ATGGAAGAGAACGACGCCATCGACGCCCTCGAAACGCTGGGGTTGTCGAACTACGAAGCGAAGGTGTTCACCGCCCTGCAGAAGCTCGGCACCGGAACCGCGCGTGACGTGCATCGCGTGACCGACGTACCGCGCTCGCAGGTGTACGGTGCCGCCGAGTCACTACAGGACCGCGGCCTCGTGGAGGTCCAGCAGTCCAAGCCGATGCAGTACCGACCGGTCAGCCTGGAGGCCGCCCAGTCGCATCTGCGCGGCGAGTTCGAACGCACTCAAGAGAAGGCGTTCGACTATCTCGAAACGGCCCGCAAACAGCGTGGCGACGGCGACGAGAAGCAAGAAGACATCTGGACGGTCCACGGCGACACGAGCATCGACGGCCGCGTCGAGCAACTGCTGGCTGAGGCCGAAGAGCGCGTCCTGTTCGGCGTCGGCGAGCGGGAGAACCTCGCCGCCCAGATGGCCGACCAACTGCGCGAACTCTCCGAAGCGGGCGTTCGCGTCGTCCTCATCGCCGACGACCCCGCAATCGAAACGCAGTTCGAGGAGTCCGACGTGGTCGTCTTCTCTCTGCCGGAGGACAAACCGCCCGGCGACGACCCGATTGGTCGCGTCCTCGTCGTGGACGGCGAAACAGTCCTCCTGAGCGTCCGCGGGGACCGCGACTCCGCGGACTTGGACGAGGAGACCGCTATCTGGTCCTCG
- a CDS encoding MMPL family transporter, with product MNGDDLFAAVTKHSRVTIAVLLVLTVLVGAGAPMVEQSSSLDQFQSDSTAAEKLDYINANFSSGQENRTTVQVIVRGDNVLSKGTLVETLRLQQSFRKNETIGPTLANGTPTTGVSNIVAITAIKQEQAAELQQQAGALKQKQARLNATTKNLSSLLNQTREIQREYDQLNRSRAQGNVNNSTYRQRADELESQLQQVRSSADQLLTSEQDARFEPLVSQTRTLQGQLDRLNASYAAGEINQSTYRERAGQVSQGFEQVYSRGLPGVLRDEYAQLQEQGKELEEMRTALQNGSQPSLQAQIDQIQSMNESEIDETITTVLGEGGDGGSNQAFAFMPTSYEPGSTEAEATMLVVFQSQQSQTMQTGQANDRIVDSQLAMQDLAKQEMDSDALVFGSGIISEETNQSMADSIAIVGPLALIFVVLTLLVAYRDLLDIVLGVFGIGAVLVWTFGFMGWAGVTFNQIFIAVPVLLIGLSIDYAIHVFMRHREEREAHPDSDVRGSMRVALASVGVALVWVTATTVIGFMSNLVSPLPPIQDFGIVSSVGILSALLVFGALIPALKVEIDGFLESKGFDRKKRAFGTGGGVLGSVLSVGATAARKAPWVVVALTLVVTAAGGYGATKVDTSFSQEDFLAEDPPAWTESLPGPMQPGEYNAKANLNYVNDNFLRQDSQAQILIEGDVATPQAIQQMEAAKDSAAETDVAVVLSNGEPRIQSPISTVEQVAAQNESFNQTLAAADTDGDGLPDKNVEQVYDKLFEVAPEQAGSVLHRTESGDYEAARMVVSVKGGASSSKVTEQMREIAGTFGSGLEATATGQPIVFEIVQKQLLDTVIQSLLITLGVTFAFLMIVYRFTHGSATLGAITLMPVGFSVSWILGTMYLLGMPFNVLTGMITSLTVGLGVAYSIHLSERYNDELDRQGSIWDAMEKAVTGTGGALLGSAATTVGGFGVLSFAILPALQQFGIITGLTIIYAFLASVLVLPSLLVIWTRYLGPDPDEISATKPPTTASGVNED from the coding sequence ACAGTACAGGTCATCGTCCGCGGTGACAACGTCCTCTCGAAGGGGACGCTCGTCGAGACGTTGCGACTCCAGCAGTCGTTCCGGAAGAACGAGACGATAGGCCCGACGTTGGCGAACGGGACACCGACGACTGGCGTCTCGAACATCGTCGCAATTACGGCCATCAAGCAGGAACAGGCCGCAGAACTACAGCAGCAGGCGGGCGCACTCAAGCAGAAGCAAGCCCGTCTGAACGCAACGACGAAGAACCTCTCGTCGTTGCTCAACCAGACCCGCGAGATTCAGCGGGAGTACGACCAACTCAATCGGTCGCGCGCGCAGGGTAACGTCAACAACTCGACGTACCGCCAGCGCGCCGACGAGTTGGAGAGTCAACTCCAGCAGGTTCGTTCGTCCGCGGACCAACTCCTGACGAGCGAACAAGACGCGCGCTTCGAACCGCTCGTTAGCCAGACCCGCACGCTGCAGGGGCAACTCGACAGACTCAACGCCTCCTACGCGGCGGGCGAAATCAACCAATCGACCTACCGAGAGCGCGCCGGACAGGTCAGTCAGGGCTTCGAGCAAGTGTACTCGCGCGGACTGCCGGGCGTTCTGCGCGACGAGTACGCCCAACTGCAAGAGCAGGGCAAGGAACTCGAAGAGATGCGCACCGCGTTGCAGAACGGCTCTCAGCCGTCCTTGCAGGCTCAAATCGACCAGATACAGTCGATGAACGAGTCCGAAATCGACGAGACCATCACGACCGTCCTCGGTGAGGGCGGAGACGGTGGGTCGAATCAGGCGTTCGCGTTCATGCCGACCTCCTACGAACCCGGTTCGACGGAAGCGGAAGCGACGATGCTCGTCGTCTTCCAGAGCCAGCAGAGCCAGACGATGCAGACTGGACAAGCCAACGACCGCATCGTCGATTCCCAACTGGCGATGCAGGACCTCGCCAAGCAAGAGATGGACAGCGACGCGCTGGTGTTCGGGTCCGGCATCATCAGCGAGGAGACCAACCAGTCGATGGCAGACAGCATCGCCATCGTCGGGCCGCTCGCGCTCATCTTCGTCGTGCTGACGCTCCTCGTGGCGTACCGCGACCTGCTCGACATCGTTCTGGGCGTCTTCGGCATCGGTGCCGTCCTCGTCTGGACGTTCGGCTTCATGGGTTGGGCGGGCGTCACGTTCAACCAGATATTCATCGCAGTGCCAGTGTTGCTCATCGGGTTGTCCATCGACTACGCGATTCACGTCTTCATGCGTCACCGCGAAGAGCGCGAAGCACACCCCGATTCTGACGTTCGCGGTTCGATGCGAGTCGCGCTCGCCAGCGTCGGCGTCGCGCTCGTCTGGGTGACTGCGACGACGGTCATCGGCTTCATGTCGAACCTCGTCAGTCCCCTGCCGCCGATTCAGGACTTCGGTATCGTGAGTTCGGTCGGCATCCTGTCGGCACTGCTCGTCTTCGGCGCGCTGATTCCCGCGCTGAAGGTCGAAATCGACGGCTTCCTCGAATCGAAGGGCTTCGACCGCAAGAAGCGCGCGTTCGGTACCGGCGGCGGCGTGCTCGGTTCGGTCCTCTCGGTCGGCGCGACTGCCGCCCGGAAGGCTCCGTGGGTCGTCGTCGCGCTCACGCTCGTCGTCACCGCCGCAGGTGGGTACGGTGCGACGAAGGTGGATACGAGTTTCTCCCAAGAGGACTTCCTCGCGGAAGACCCGCCCGCGTGGACCGAGAGTCTCCCTGGCCCGATGCAACCGGGCGAGTACAACGCGAAGGCGAACCTGAACTACGTCAACGATAATTTCCTGCGACAGGACTCGCAAGCCCAGATTCTGATAGAGGGCGACGTGGCGACGCCACAGGCGATACAGCAGATGGAGGCGGCGAAAGATAGCGCGGCCGAGACGGACGTGGCAGTCGTCCTCTCGAACGGCGAACCGCGAATTCAGAGTCCCATCTCCACGGTGGAGCAGGTCGCCGCGCAGAACGAGTCGTTCAACCAGACACTCGCTGCTGCCGATACCGACGGTGACGGTCTGCCCGACAAGAACGTCGAGCAGGTGTACGACAAGTTGTTCGAGGTCGCTCCCGAGCAGGCAGGAAGCGTCCTCCACCGCACCGAGAGCGGCGACTACGAGGCCGCTCGCATGGTCGTCTCGGTGAAGGGCGGCGCGAGTTCCTCGAAGGTGACCGAGCAGATGCGCGAAATCGCTGGAACCTTTGGGTCGGGTCTCGAAGCCACCGCGACGGGCCAACCAATCGTCTTCGAAATCGTCCAGAAGCAGTTGCTCGACACGGTGATTCAGAGCCTGCTCATCACGCTGGGCGTCACCTTCGCGTTCCTGATGATCGTCTACCGATTCACGCACGGGAGCGCCACGCTGGGAGCAATCACGCTCATGCCGGTCGGGTTCAGCGTCTCGTGGATTCTCGGGACGATGTATCTGCTCGGCATGCCGTTCAACGTCCTAACGGGGATGATTACGAGCCTCACCGTCGGACTGGGCGTCGCGTACAGCATCCACCTGAGCGAGCGCTACAACGACGAACTGGACCGGCAAGGCTCCATCTGGGACGCCATGGAGAAGGCCGTCACCGGCACCGGCGGCGCGCTCCTCGGGAGCGCGGCGACGACCGTCGGCGGGTTCGGTGTCCTCTCGTTCGCCATCCTGCCCGCGCTCCAGCAGTTCGGTATCATCACCGGCCTGACCATCATCTACGCGTTCCTCGCCAGCGTCCTCGTACTCCCGAGTCTGCTGGTCATCTGGACGCGCTACCTCGGGCCGGACCCCGACGAGATTTCGGCGACGAAACCGCCGACCACGGCCAGCGGGGTGAACGAGGACTGA